In the Phormidium ambiguum IAM M-71 genome, GGACTAGGGACTGGGAAACTTTAACTATTGTAGGGTGCGTTAGTGATAACGTAACGCACCATTCCACTGGGGACTGGGAAACTTTAACTATCTGTAGTAACGCACCATTCCACCATATTTGGTGCTAATGCGTAAGTCCTTTTAATGAACTTTTCTTCATCCCCAGTACCCAGTACCCAATCCCCAATCCCTGCATTTTAACGTGCTCCTCTATTGAGTGCAGTTACTCGTTCGCTATTGGCGAAAATGCCTTCTCCTTCAAGTTGCGAAAGAGGTGGTTTAATTTCCACTTTCATTATTTGGGCAGTACTAATCACAACTGTTTGATCTCGAAGATGGAAAGTTAACCAAGGTTTTGCTAACAAACTTTCTAATTGTTGCTGAAATTCTTGCGAAGATATTGGTAATTTGAAAGATTCAGAATGACCATCTCGAAACAGAAAATTTACTTGTGTAGAACTATCTTGACTGTGCATTTTTCAATTCTCCTAAAAATTAACAAGAAAAGCAGAAGGTAAAAAAAGAGGAAACAATAAAGTAAAAGTTGAGAGTAAAAACATTTTTTGTTTTTATGCTTAAAGTGAAATTCACTTCTTCCCCCTTCTGCCTTCTGCCTTTTTTTTAATCAGCATTGTTAGCGGGCATAGAACTCATTTTTTCTAAATCTAATACTTGCGCTAACTCTTCTGCACTCATTAAACCTCGTTCTAAGACAATTTGGCGCAAAGATTTACCTGTTTCTAAAGATTCTTTAGCAACGGCGGCGGCGTTGAGATAACCAATGTGAGTATTTAAAGCAGTGACTAAAGCTAAGCTACCTTCAGCATAAGCGAGACATCGATCGCTATTTGCTGTAATTCCCACTAAACATTGTTGCGTTAAAGCAGAGATTGCATTACCCAAAATTTCGATGCTGTGAATCAAATCATAAGCAATTAACGGCATCATCACATTTAATTCTAATTGTCCAGCTTGGGCAGCAAATGCGATCGCAGTATCATAACCCATCACCTGAAAACACACCATCGAAATCATTTCCGCCATTACAGGATTATATTTTCCCGGCATAATCGAAGAACCAGGTTGTACAGGCGGTAATTGAATTTCTTTAAAACCCGTTTTTGGCCCCGAATCCATTAATCTTAAATCATGGGATATTTTCACCAAATCTTGAGCTAAATTTCGCAACGATCCAGAAACATTAACAAAAGGTGCCATACTCTGCATAGCTGCCATTAAGTGTGGCGCAGTTTTTAACGGAATGCCAATCAATTCTGAGAGAATTTCCGCGACGCGAAAGCGATATTGTGGATGAGTATTTAACCCTGTTCCGGCTGCACTTCCGCCTAATCCAAGTACAGCTAAATCTCTAGAAGCAGTTTCAATGCGAATTAAATGATCGGCAAGAATTTGTGCCCAAGCGCGGAAGTTTTCCCCTAAACGTACCGGAACTGCGTCTTGCAAATGAGTTCTGCCAGATTTTACTATATCTTTGAATTGTTCGGCTTTGTTGTCTAAAACTGCGATCGCATCCGACAAAGCGGGAAACAAAGTTCTCTCCAGCGCCAAAAGTCCACCAATTCTAATTGCTGTCGGAATTACATCATTGGTAGACTGACCGTAATTAACATGATCGTTAGGGCTAATGCGTTTGTAATTCCCTTTTTCATCACCCAAAAGTTCCAGCGCCCGATTTGCCAGCACTTCATTAATATTCATGTGATGGGAAGTACCTGCGCCAGCTTGGTAAACATCCACCACAAACTGATCTCGTAGTTTTCCTGCTAAAACTTCATCAGCAGCTTGTACGATCGCTTGACTAATTTCCTCAGATATGCAATCTAGTTCTCCATTTGCGATCGCTGTTGCCTTCTTAATTAAAATACCAGCATCTACATAAGTCGCTAAAGGTTTAAGTCCACTAATCGGAAAATTTTCTGTCGCCCGAAGCGTTTGAATTCCATAATAAGCATCTGCGGGAATTTGCCGTTCCCCCATAGAATCCTTTTCTATACGGTAAGCTGCATTATCTATCTCTGTCATCTTTGTTTGCTGTAAATATGCTCATTATTTCACAATATAAACTTTTAAATTTGTCCAAGCAAATTTTGTAATTAATATTTCCGTTTTAATTTTATCAATAACAACTTATACCAATTTTATGTAAAATTGCGCTTAATTATTGCCTCTCCCCGTAGACGGGGAGGAGTTTGGGGTGGGGTTGATTAAGCGTATTTTCATAGAAAAATGATATAAAATTAAATTACTTTTTTAATTTGATTTGGCTGTAAATTCAATAGATTTTTGTCTTCTTCAAGAATTGTTGCTTCTCTCCATTTAGGATGTTCTTGTTGGTTAATCAGTAAAGCTGTTGCCGCTTGTTTATCTAAAGCTTTAGCAAAATAAAAACCTTGTCCTTGTTCACAACCAAGTTCTTTTAGTTGAGTAAGTTGAGATGCTGTTTCTATTCCTTCTGCAACTACATCCATTCCTAAAATGTGAGCTAAGGTAATAATGGCACGAACAATTTCGGAATTTTCGTTTCTGGAATTGAGCAAGCTGACAAAAGAGCGATCGATCTTTAACGTATTCATCGGAAATCGATGTAAATAACTTAAAGATGAATAACCTGTACCAAAATCATCAATACTCAATTCAATATTTCGCTCTCTTAACTGTAAAAGTATTAAATTCGCCACTTCTGTATTTTCTATCAATAAGCTTTCTGTAATTTCTAATTTTAAATTTTTACTATCGATCTGCGTTTCTTGTAAAAGTCGATCGATTACATTAATTATTTCTCCTTCTTTCAGTTGTTTAGTAGAAATATTAACACTCATTTTCAAATCTTTCGCATGAGGAAATTCCCTTTGCCAAACCTGCATTTGCTGAAAAGCCTCTGCTAAAATCCATTCTTCTAAAGGAATAATTAAACCTGTTTCTTCTGCTAAAGGAATAAACTCAGCCGGAGAAATTAATCCTTCCTTTGAATGTTGCCAACGGACTAAAGCTTCAAATCCAGATATCGCACCCGTCTTTAATGAAATAATTGGCTGATAGTGCAAGACAAATTCTTGACGTTCTAAAGCTTTTCTCATATCAGTTTCTAACTGCATAATTCTTAGTGCATGAGCGTGCATTGCTTTATCAAAAATTTGGTAACGCCCTTTGCCTAAATCTTTGGCACGATACATGGCAATATCTGCATCCCTTAACATATCTGCTGCCTGTTCATAATTTGCATTAGAAAGAGCAATACCAATACTGGCACTAGTGAAAACTTCTTGCCCTGCTATTTTAAAAGGCGATCGCAAAATATCTTCAATTCTTTGAGCAATTATAATCGCATCTTGAACATCTTTTAAAGCATCAAGTAAAATTACAAATTCATCTCCGCCTAAGCGAGCAACTGTATCTATATTTCTTACACTTTTTTCTAATAAATGAGCTATTTCTATTAAGAGTTTATCTCCAACAGCATGACCTAAACTATCATTGACTACTTTGAAGCGATCTAAGTCAATAAATAACACGGCAAATAAATAATCATCATGTCTTTTTGCTCGTCTAATTGTATACTCTAATCGCTGATTTAAAAATGCTCGATTTGGCAATCCTGTTAACACATCATGGAAAGCATCATATAATAACTTCTCCTCCATTTGCTTACGTTCGGTAATATTAACAATTTGTACAATATAATGCAGTGGTTTATTATCTGTATCTTTAACTAAGGAAACTTGTAAAATTGCATAAACTTTATCACCAGATTTAGACAAATAACAAGTTTCTAATTGTAAAGATGGAATTTTATTTGATAATAATTCTTGAGAATGACTGAATTTATTAGTAGAATAATCAGGATGAATAATATCGATTAATGTTAATTGTAATAAATCCGATTCAGAGTAACCTAAAAAATTACACAATGCCAGATTAACCCGCAAAAACTTACCGTTAAGTGTGGTCAATGCCATGCCAATAGGAGCTAATTCAAAAATTAATCGAAATTGTTCTTCGCTCTTTTTGAGTGCTGCTTCGGCTCGTTTGCGATCGCTAACATCCAACACCAAAGATAAAATCGAAATTACATTACCAAATTCATCTAACAAAGCCGAATTGTACCATTCACAATCTAAAATTTTCCCATCTTTCGTATAGTTGCGATTATAATGAATGTTCATTGGATCTTGAGCAGTTCTCGTCAAACTTGCATTTTCAGAGACGCGATCGACATCAGTTTCATATACAAATTGCCATTCATTCCAACACTTTCCCAAAACTTCTTCCGCTTGCCAACCAAATATCTTTTCTGCTTGCTTCGACCAACGCTTTACTCTCGATTTATTATCCCATTCCACCACGCCGACAGGTGAATTTTCCAAATGAAAAGTTAACTGCTCTAAAGCTTCTTTGAGAAAAATTTCCGTCTCTTGACTCTCAGTAGGTTGATCGAGCATTATTTTTGGTGGTTCTTTATTCGACATTGTTAAGTCAACTTAACTATTTTTCGATTTTAGTAAATATTTATGATTATAATTCGGGATAAGAAAATTGGAACAGCCATTACCGATGAAATAAGTATTTAATAGTTAAAGAGATTCAACTAACAGCGGAAGTATTACATATCATATAGATTACCTAAATGTTTGCTACAGATTTTTGCTTTCTCTTAAGTGTTTTAATCAAAGGAATAAAGAATATAGAAATGGAGTCAAATCTTACATTTGATTTAAGGTAAATAGATTTCTGAAAAAAGGAAGAGGCTAGGAGTGAAAAAGCTTGATAAACTGAGCTTTGTAGAACTAAATTCGAGGTAAAACCATTGTTAGACGAACAGGCAAAAAAAACGGTATTGCGGATGATTCCTCATGGAATCTACGTTTGCGGCGTTAAAGATGGCGAAGAAGTCAACGGGTTCACTGCGAGTTGGGTCATGCAAGCTTCTTTTGTCCCGCCATTGGTAGTGAACTGCGTCAAGCAAGATTCCAAATCCCACGCCATGATTAAAGCTAGCGGCGTATTTACTCTCAGCGTTTTGGAAACAGGACAAAAAGACTTAGCGCAGAAATTTTTTAAACCCCAAAGGCGGGTAGGTAACAAATTTGAAGATGTGGAATTTTATTTGGGACAAGAAACAGGTTGTCCGATTATTTCTGACGCATTGGGCTATGTAGAATGTAAAGTCGTCGGAGCAGTAGAACAAGGAGATCACACCGTTTACGTTGGCGAAGTAATCGGTGCAGGTGTGCATCGAGAAGGAAATCCCTTGTTGTTGGAAAGCACTGGTTGGCAGTACGGTGGTTAGAAAAATCTATTAATCTTTGTTCTTTGTGGTTCTATCGTTATGTTGTTTTGGTAAAAAAGGAACATAATGATAGAGTCAAATTTTAATATAAGATTTTGTTTGTTCGATCGCTTACATAGTCCTGGTTGAATTTAACTTATGCCTTTAATTAAAGTCCAAACTTCTGTAGCAGCACCAGAGAAAGCCAAAATAGAAACCTTACTCAAAACCCTTTCCTCTGGGTTAGCCAAACACTTAGGAAAACCAGAATCTTACGTAATGACGGCATTTGAACCAGATGTCGCCATGACTTTTGCAGGCACTAGCGACCCGGTTTGCTACATTGAAATCAAAAGTATCGGCAACATGACATCGGCGCAAACTAAATCGATGAGTCAGGATTTTTGCCAACAGATTAATCAAATGCTGGGTGTACCAGCTAATCGCATCTACATTGAATTTGCTGATGCTAAAGGCGCAATGTGGGGTTGGAATAACTCAACATTCGGCTAATAAATTAGCCAGCTTGCCAAAGGAAATTAGAAATTATTTTTGGGCGCATCGTTAGAGCAGTGGATACAGCTGAAAAGGACAAAATGCTTGAGCGAATTTTGTTTACATACAGAACAACTCAGTTATGCCAGACTAGCTTATAATCTCGGTGAGTAATTCTGAAAACCCTTTTTTCGTGATTGCAATTTATCCTGGCAGCTTCGATCCAATTACCCTTGGTCACCTCGATGTGATTTCCAGAGGCAGTAAGCTGTTTGAGCGAGTCATAGTAGCTGTGCTGCGAAATCCTAGCAAAACACCTCTATTTACCATGCAAGAGCGAATGGACTTAATTGGGCAATCTATTAACCACATTTCTAATGTGGAAGTAGACTGCTTCGATGGTCTAACTGTAAATTATGCTCAAATGCGGGGAGCTAGCGTTATTATTCGAGGGTTGCGGGTGCTTTCTGACTTTGAAAAGGAGTTACAGATGGCTCACACTAATAAAACTCTCTTGGAAGAAATCGAGACAGTTTTTTTGGCAACCTCGACAGAATATGGCTTTTTAAGCAGTAGCGTGGTAAAAGAGATAGCAAGATTTGGTGGCTCAGTCGATCATCTTGTCCCTAAGCACGTTGCTATTGATATATACAAAAAATGTTACGCCAAGATCCAACCAGAATCGACCCCGACAGTGACGAACCCAACACCGAAGATGAATTGAACCAACAGGGAACGGCAGGTGTAGACATTCAGCGAGAACTCAATCACCTAGAGGAGATGATTCTCGATAGTCCCCGCATTCCCATGTCTCGTCGCACTTTGGTAGATGAGGAACAGTTGCTAGAACAATTAGATTTAGTGCGGCTGAATTTGCCAGCAGCTTTTGCCGAAGCGGAAACTATTGTCCGTCATAAAGATGAAATTATTTTGGCGGCGGAGCAGTATGCTCAACAAGTAGTGGAAGCTGCTGAGCAACGTGCTGCTCAAATTTTGGAAGAAAATAGTGTTGTCAGACAGGCAAAGTTAGAAGCGCAACAACTCTGGCAAACTGTGCAGCAGGAATGTCAGTCAGCACAGGAGCAAACTTTGGCTGAAATTGAGAATATGTACCGAGAAGCGCAAGAGGAATTACAAGAGGTGCGTGCAAGAGCGATCGCAGAAGCCGAAGCGATTCAAAATGGTGCAGATGACTATGCTGACCAAGTTCTGTCTAATATTGAACAGAATATTAGCGAAATGTTGCGAATCATCCGTAATGGTAGACAACAACTGCAACCACCGCCGAATCTACCTCCTTCTTCTTCAACTCGGTCTGCTCCGATTCCGCCGAAGAAGATTTGAGGCAGAGGCGAGGGAGCAGGGGAGCAGGGGGGCAGGGGGGCAGGGCAGCAGGGGAGCAGGGGGGCAGGGGGGCAGGGGGGCAGAGGAGACAATTAGAAAATCTCAGCCCCTACGAATTCAAACTTTCCCAGTCCCTAGTCCCCAGTCCCTAGTCCCCCAGTCCCCAAAATATTATTTGCGTCTTAGAAGCGATTTTGATGAAGTTACTTTGTTTGAGTAATGGTCATGGGGAAGATGCGATCGCAATCCGAATTTGCCAACAATTACAGCAACTTCCCGCTTCCCCGAAAATAGCAGCTTTGCCGATCGTTGGTGAAGGACGAGCTTATATAGAATGCGGAATTCCCATTGTTGCACCAACGCAAAAAATGCCCTCTGGTGGCTTTGTTTATATGGACTGGCGACAGTTGTGGGGCGATGTTCGGGGTGGTCTGTTGGCACTGCTGTGGCAGCAATTCCAAGCAGTGAACGCTTTTGCCAAAGAAGGTGCGGCTATTATTGCAGTTGGTGATATTGTGCCACTGTTTTTTGCTTGGTTGAGTGGTGCGCCTTATGTTTTTGTCGGGACGGCAAAATCAGAATATTATTTGCGGGATGACATCAAAAATTTTCACGGTTTTAAACGGCGTTGGGAAGGTTGGTCAGGGTCGGTATATTTGCCTTGGGAACGTTGGTTGATGAGTCGTCCTCGCTGTAAAGCGGTGTTTCCTAGAGATAGTTTGACTACCGAAGTTTTACAGCAATGGTCAATACCAGCTTTTGATATGGGAAACCCGATGATGGATGATTTAGAATCTGTAACTCCGCAGTCGGTATCTTCTTTGCGAGAGATAGAAAATTGGCAAGGTCGAACCCTTAGTGTTTGTCTTCTTCCAGGTTCTCGCATTCCAGAAGCTTACGAAAATTGGCAGCAAATTATTTCAGCGGTAGGGGGAATTTTGGATACTTTCCGCGATCGCACTGTACTATTTTTTGCTGCGATCGCACCAGGTTTAAGTTTAGACCCATTCCGGGAAACCTTAGAAACTCAAGGTTGGCGATTAAAATCTGCTCAATTTCTCCCAGCAAAATTACCTGTTTCAGACCCAAACGCTTTAGTTTTTAGTCAAGGAAAATACCTATTAATTTTGACGCAGAAAGCGTTTAATGATTGCTTGCAAGCAGCTGATTTTGCGATCGCAATGGCGGGAACCGCAACGGAACAATTTGTCGGTTTAGGTAAACCTGCAATTACAATTCCTGGTAAAGGCCCACAATTTACCTATGCCTTCGCCGAAGCCCAAAGCCGTTTACTCGGTTCTTCCATATTATTAGTAGAAAAACCTAGTCAAGTTGCCCAGACGATTGAGTATTTATTGAAAAATCCCGATCGTCTCCAATTAATAGCCGCTAATGGGATCGATCGCATGGGTAAACCGGGCGCATCCCGTCGCATCGCTCAATCTATAGTTGAACAGTTACAAAATAGTTAAACAAAGAAAAAAGCATTAAAGCACTAACAACGAACATTAAAGATAAAAATTGAAATATAATTTTCATCTTTACCAAAGCAATCTAAAATTTATCTCGGAGTTACCATCACATTGCTGATATTAATTCCGAATTTAATTGTTTCTTGCGCCAAAATTATGACCTTAACATCTTGGCTACTGGATATTCCCATCTTGCCCTTAGCATTTGAATTTGCTTCTCCAGGGCCAATAATCATTAAAATCGGGCCGTTAACTTTGCGCTGGTACGGTGTATTAATTGCTTCAGCAGTTTTAATTGGAGTTACCCTTTCCAGCTACCTAGCTAAACGTCGTCACCTCAACTCTGACATTATTGGTGATTTAGCAATTTGGTTAGTATTTGCCGCAATTCCTAGCGCCAGACTTTATTATGTATTATTTGAATGGCAACAATATTCCCAAAATCCAGCAGATATCTTTGCAATTTGGAAAGGGGGAATTGCCATTCACGGTGCAATTTTAGGCGGATTAATTGCCGCATTAATTTTTGCCAGAGTTCGTCAAGTTCCCTTCTGGCAATTAGCAGATGTTGTCGCCCCTTCTTTAATACTTGGTCAAGCAATTGGCAGATGGGGAAACTTCTTTAATTCCGAAGCTTTTGGCGCACCAACAGATTTACCTTGGAAATTATATATTCCTGTCGCCCAACGCCCACTCGGTTATGCCAGTTTTGAGTACTTTCATCCTACCTTTCTCTATGAATCTGTTTGGAATTTAATGGTTTTTGGGATTTTAATCTTCTTGTTCTTTCGAGATTTACAGGGAAACCCACGCTTAAAAATTGGTACTCTATTTTTAACTTACCTGATATTTTATAGTATGGGTCGGTTTTGGATTGAAGGACTGCGAACTGATAGTCTCATGTTAGGGCCATTACGAATAGCACAAGTAGTGAGTTTAGTGGGAATCATTCTGGGTTCAGCTGGTTTAGCTTGGCTGTACTTGTTTAAACGCAATTTGCCAGATGTAGTTTCAGCTAACAGTAATAATTTAGAATCCGACTCATAAATTACTAAGCTGGATCTAAATACGCTTCCTCACAATTACAATTGAAATTCTGAGTTGTTTATCATCGACAAACTTTCATGACTTATTGCCTTGGCATCATTACCAAGTACGGGTTAGTTATGGCTGCTGACTCTCGTACTAATGCTGGAGTTGATTACATTTCTACTTACCAGAAACTCTTTGATTTTTCCCAACCTGGAGAAAGAGTGATTTTACTATGTAATTCTGGTAATTTGTCTTTTACTCAAGGTGTAATTACTTTAATTCGTAAAGACTTAAAATCTCAAGAAGAATCAAATATTCACTCTTTGCCAACCATGTATGAAGTTGCGCGTTACATTGGCAACAAAATTCGCCTCATTCAAGAACAAGACCGCAGTTGGTTACAAAAAGATAATATTGATTATAAATGTAGCTTTCTTGTGGGCGGTCAAATTAAAGGTGAAGATATGGAACTTTATCATATTTATAGCCAGGGTAATTTTATTCAAGCTACTCCTGAAACACCTTTTTTACAAATTGGAGAAACAAAGTACGGCAAACCAATTTTAGACCGAACTCTTAAGTTTGATACGCCTTTGGAAGCTTGCGCGAAATGTGCTTTGCTTTCGATTGATTCTACTATGAAATCAAATATTTCTGTTGGCCCGCCAATTAATATGATTATGTATGAAAAGGATGCTTTATTAGTACAACATAAATTGCAGTTACGATTAGGAGATCCTTATTTAGTAAAGACTCGTAAATGGTGGGAAGAGTCGTTGCGAAATGCGTTCGATCGAATGCCGAATATTGAATGGGAACATTATTCACCAGATTCCCAAGAAAATGTAGAACTTGATTGAATTTTTGTGTCTATAAAAGTAAGTTGTTGCACTTTAGCTTTAAAGCGCAACAACTTACTTTTACCAACCAAAATTAACTAACTAGCAACTTAAGTTATCTACTACACTACCTAGAAAGGTGAGGTTGCAAATGGGTCAAATGTCACCAAATTAGCACCTGAACCAGAAATGGCATTTTTGCCAGTACCGCCCACAACAGGCCCAGTTACATCATCCCACCAGTTGTTAGTTGCATCAAGAGTTCCCGTACCTCCGTGATACAAACCAGAATTGGTATTGCCAATCAAGTTGTTGAAATTCACCCTTACTGTATTAGGAATCACGGTACCATCACGTACAGAAATGCCATTGTAAGAGTTGGTAATCAAGTTGCTGCGAACATTTACGGTTCCTAGCGTTGTACCAAAACCCGAATCACGCAAACGAATACCTGCTCTATCAATGCCTTGGCTGAGGTTAGTATCGGCAATTTCATTATTTTCAATTGTGGCACTACCACCAGCCAATTGAATTCCCTGTTCTCCAGCATTAGTCACTTTATTATTAGTAATGGCGCTGGCGGGGTTAGTAATAGCGTCAGCTGCAATACCTGGGCCTGTCAAGTTGGCAATGACGTTATCTGTAACTCTGATCGTATTTTGTCGGAAAGCTTGAAAGCCACTGGTAGTACTACCAGGATTTGTCGATACGTCACGAATTAAGTTATCGATAACACTTGCACTTCCATTAACTCCGCCGCTATCTAAGAAGATAACTCCACCGTTGAATGGGCCTTGACCATTAAAGACATTTTGCCGAATTACTAAATTATTAATATCAGGGCCTTGTGCGCGAATACCGTTGGAATTATCACCACCCAGCTGAATCGTCATTCCTTCAATGGTGACGTTGTTTACTCCCGGAAGAACTGTGAAAACAGGTATATTGGGTGCTGTGAAAACTACACTGGGTGGAACTGTGGAACCACTACCTGGACTTACGCCTGCATTCGCACCTCTGATAGTTAAAGGTTTATCAATAACAACAGTGCTAGGTTCGGCATAAAATCCGGCTTGGGGGACGATGATATCGTTAGCAACAGACTGAGTAACCGCTTCAGTAATTGAATTGTAGCTGTTAACAAATGTGCCAGATGAATTGTACCGGAGTACGCGCAAAGTATTTGCAGGTGTCCCAGTCAAGGGGTCGTTGTCTAAAACCCGAACAGTGGCGGTGTCAGCTGAACCTACTTGGTAGGGTAGGTCTTCTAGGATTTTGACTGTTACTGTTTCTACTGGTTCATTTGTGCCATCTGTTAATGGTGTAAGGGTTACGGGTGCGGAAACAGATTGACCAGCAGCAATGGTGACTGTACCAGTTAAAGGTGTATAGTCTGTGCCGGGAGTTGCTGTTCCTGTGATGGTGTAAAGGATGGTTAAATCTACGTTGGGGTCGCCGCCAGTGCGGGCAAACTGAAATGTACCATCTCCTGAATTATCGGTGCGACCGGGTTCTCCAGCTGTGGGGTCAAGGGCGGTAACAAATACTAGTGGTCTTGGTGGCGGTGGAACGTCGTTATCTAATATGGTGAGGATTGCTGTGCTTTGTGGCCCGATGACTGCGCCTGGGGAGGGGTTAACTAATTGTAAGTTAAGGTTTTCTTCTCCTTCTACCAGGGTATCATCCACAATGGGAACAGTTACAACTTGGGATGTTTGCCCGTCAGCAAAATTAACAGTGATAGGTGTATTGTCGAAGTCGCCTGGGCTAACGGCTGTTCCATTGCTGAGGTTAATGGTTGCGGATGCGGGGCCTTCTGTGCCACCAGTACGAGTGACGGTAACGGCTAAAACAGGTGTACCATCTTCTCTGACGACAAATTCTGGGTTGCTAAATTGAATAACTGGGTGGTCTACTGTTCCGGTATAGGTAATTTGTTGAACTAGGTAGTCGGAACTGTCGGTGATGATTCCGTTGGTAATTGGTTGTGGTGAAACTGGGTTATCGTAAGGTCTGGCGGTGAATCTTAGTTCGTCAAAGTTGGCGTTGGAAATTTGAAATTTAAAGTCACCATTTACGCCATCATCTGCTCTAAATTTTATACCTGTTCCAGAGTTGTCGATCGAAGAAGCCACTCCACCACCAACGCGAGTAGCATCAATATTGACAATTTGCCCATTTTTAAATGCTTGCAGGAATCCAACTTCATCGCCGAATTTTTCTGCTGATTTGGGTACAAATAAACTTAGATCAATTAAGGCACTTTGAACACTTTGATTTGGTCCCCATGTAAAGGTTAGTACCTGGGATTCTCCGTTATTTGGGTTATAGTTTATTTCGGCTCGAACTTTTCTGCTGTCGTTCCACCAACCATCATAAGAGTCGGCAACACCAATACCAGCAATATCTCCAAAGGTGTCGTTACCTGCTTGACCTCCCCGACTGAAACTTAAATTAGAGAGGTTTTGGTCGGGATTTGTTGAGTAATTTAATAATGAGAGATCGGCAGTACCAGTATTATTAAATGTTGAAGTGGTACTGCCACTTATTGTAATTCCTTGGGTATCAGCAGCTGTTAGCCACTCTGCTTGAAATTCGGCTAAGCCTGCTGCATCTTGAGTATAGTTTGTCGCTTGTCCCAGAGTACCTGTAATAGGGGTGGTGGGCATAAATGATCCTCCAATAAGTAATAATAAAAACGAATCGAATTGGGGACAAAAAGATATTTTCTCTTAGTCCTTTAAGGTGGGTTCTTTGTCTCTAACAAACCAATTTTGGGCAATAAAAGGGACACTGATAAATTAAAGAATTG is a window encoding:
- a CDS encoding proteasome-type protease, giving the protein MTYCLGIITKYGLVMAADSRTNAGVDYISTYQKLFDFSQPGERVILLCNSGNLSFTQGVITLIRKDLKSQEESNIHSLPTMYEVARYIGNKIRLIQEQDRSWLQKDNIDYKCSFLVGGQIKGEDMELYHIYSQGNFIQATPETPFLQIGETKYGKPILDRTLKFDTPLEACAKCALLSIDSTMKSNISVGPPINMIMYEKDALLVQHKLQLRLGDPYLVKTRKWWEESLRNAFDRMPNIEWEHYSPDSQENVELD
- a CDS encoding Calx-beta domain-containing protein, which codes for MPTTPITGTLGQATNYTQDAAGLAEFQAEWLTAADTQGITISGSTTSTFNNTGTADLSLLNYSTNPDQNLSNLSFSRGGQAGNDTFGDIAGIGVADSYDGWWNDSRKVRAEINYNPNNGESQVLTFTWGPNQSVQSALIDLSLFVPKSAEKFGDEVGFLQAFKNGQIVNIDATRVGGGVASSIDNSGTGIKFRADDGVNGDFKFQISNANFDELRFTARPYDNPVSPQPITNGIITDSSDYLVQQITYTGTVDHPVIQFSNPEFVVREDGTPVLAVTVTRTGGTEGPASATINLSNGTAVSPGDFDNTPITVNFADGQTSQVVTVPIVDDTLVEGEENLNLQLVNPSPGAVIGPQSTAILTILDNDVPPPPRPLVFVTALDPTAGEPGRTDNSGDGTFQFARTGGDPNVDLTILYTITGTATPGTDYTPLTGTVTIAAGQSVSAPVTLTPLTDGTNEPVETVTVKILEDLPYQVGSADTATVRVLDNDPLTGTPANTLRVLRYNSSGTFVNSYNSITEAVTQSVANDIIVPQAGFYAEPSTVVIDKPLTIRGANAGVSPGSGSTVPPSVVFTAPNIPVFTVLPGVNNVTIEGMTIQLGGDNSNGIRAQGPDINNLVIRQNVFNGQGPFNGGVIFLDSGGVNGSASVIDNLIRDVSTNPGSTTSGFQAFRQNTIRVTDNVIANLTGPGIAADAITNPASAITNNKVTNAGEQGIQLAGGSATIENNEIADTNLSQGIDRAGIRLRDSGFGTTLGTVNVRSNLITNSYNGISVRDGTVIPNTVRVNFNNLIGNTNSGLYHGGTGTLDATNNWWDDVTGPVVGGTGKNAISGSGANLVTFDPFATSPF